The following are encoded together in the Chaetodon auriga isolate fChaAug3 chromosome 4, fChaAug3.hap1, whole genome shotgun sequence genome:
- the dgke gene encoding diacylglycerol kinase epsilon, with protein MYKEGDEVQDDCGSREEWTLLFWTSLAVIVPVIITLWCSAQRSKRKTHMKNFFRKSKHGWHYTDLFNKPTYCCVCSQHILQGAFCDCCGVCADEQCLRRADRSLSCKEIMAPCSPDGAMEHRWVRGNVPLASYCAVCKQQCGTQPKLCDFRCVWCQTTVHDDCMDSLADADRCELGEFHSLIIPPHYLYRVNKLRRRHPDEYSKLASSCGSGWTPVLVLANTRSGNNMGEALLGEFRTVLNPVQVFDLSELTPSKALQLCTLLPPGSVRVLVCGGDGTVGWVLDAIDTMKLKGQDQFMPRVTILPLGTGNDLSNTLGWGAGYAGEIPVEQVLRNVLDAEVVKMDRWKVQVASKGLYFRKPKVLSMNNYFSVGPDALMALNFHTHREKTPSFFSSRIINKAVYFLYGTKDCLVQECKDLDKRIELELDGERVALPSLEGIIVCNIGYWGGGCRLWEGMGDEPCPPTRLDDGLLEVVGVYGSFHCAQIQVKLANPVRLGQAHTVRLVLKSSKMPMQVDGEPWAQGPCTITITHKTQALMLYHSAEQTDDDDDESSASDTESPTPHDSPRPPGLASAGVRATPNIL; from the exons ATGTACAAGGAGGGGGACGAGGTGCAGGACGACTGCGGCTCCCGGGAGGAGTGGACGCTGCTGTTCTGGACCTCcctggccgtcatcgtcccgGTCATCATCACACTGTGGTGCAGCGCCCAGCGCTCCAAGCGGAAAACGCACATGAAGAATTTCTTTCGCAAGAGCAAGCACGGCTGGCACTACACGGACCTATTCAACAAGCCCACCTACTGCTGCGTGTGCTCCCAGCACATCCTCCAAGGGGCTTTCTGCGACTGCTGCGGCGTGTGCGCCGACGAGCAGTGCCTGCGCCGGGCCGACCGGAGCCTGTCGTGCAAGGAGATCATGGCCCCCTGCAGCCCCGACGGAGCCATGGAGCACCGCTGGGTCCGCGGAAATGTCCCCCTCGCCAGCTACTGTGCAGTATGCAAACAGCAGTGTGGGACGCAGCCGAAGCTCTGCGACTTCAG gtgtgtgtggtgtcagaCCACAGTGCACGATGACTGCATGGACAGCCTGGCGGATGCAGACCGGTGTGAGCTGGGCGAGTTCCACAGCCTCATCATCCCTCCTCACTACCTCTACCGCGTCAACAAGCTCCGCCGCAGGCACCCCGACGAGTACAGCAAG ctGGCGTCTTCCTGTGGCAGTGGCTGGACTCCAGTTTTGGTCTTGGCTAACACACGGAGCGGGAACAACATGGGGGAGGCTCTGCTGGGAGAATTTCGCACCGTTCTCAATCCTGTGCAG GTGTTTGACCTGTCTGAGCTGACTCCCTCCAAAGCCCTCCAGCTGTGCACCCTGCTGCCCCCCGGAAGTGTCCGGGTGCTGGTGTGTGGGGGTGACGGCACAGTGGGCTGGGTGCTGGACGCCATCGATACTATGAAGCTGAAG GGTCAAGACCAGTTCATGCCAAGAGTGACCATCCTGCCCCTGGGGACAGGAAATGACCTTTCCAACACGTTAGGCTGGGGTGCCGGGTATGCTGGAGAGATCCCTGTGGAACAGGTTCTCCGTAACGTCCTTGATGCAGAGGTGGTCAAAATGGACAG GTGGAAGGTGCAGGTGGCTTCAAAAGGCCTCTACTTTCGTAAACCTAAG GTTCTGTCCATGAACAACTACTTCTCTGTGGGGCCTGACGCTCTGATGGCGCTCAACTTCCACACACACCGTGAGAAAACGCCCTCCTTCTTCTCCAGCCGCATCATCAACAAG gCTGTTTATTTCCTGTATGGCACCAAAGATTGTTTAGTGCAGGAATGTAAGGATCTGGATAAGAGGATTGAG CTGGAGCTGGATGGGGAGAGGGTGGCGCTGCCCAGTCTGGAGGGCATCATCGTTTGTAACATTGGCTACTGGGGTGGAGGCTGCAGACTCTGGGAGGGTATGGGCGATGAACCTTGCCCCCCCACACG GCTGGATGATGGTCTGCTGGAGGTGGTGGGTGTGTATGGCTCCTTCCACTGTGCTCAGATCCAGGTCAAGCTGGCCAATCCTGTCCGGCTCGGACAGGCCCACACCGTTAGG ctggtTCTCAAGAGTTCCAAGATGCCCATGCAGGTGGACGGGGAGCCGTGGGCCCAGGGTCCCtgcaccatcaccatcacccaTAAGACGCAGGCCCTCATGCTGTACCACAGCGCCGAGCAGAcggacgacgacgacgacgaatCCAGCGCCTCTGACACAGAGAGCCCCACCCCTCATGACTCACCCAGGCCCCCGGGGTTGGCCTCTGCTGGTGTAAGGGCCACCCCAAACATCCTGTGA
- the c4h17orf67 gene encoding uncharacterized protein C17orf67 homolog has translation MKGLVVFLFCVVLLTFYTDANPIIKESFAKQLLRSKRQDRPMKAGYPDEPMREHLLHMQALDQRAQETNLENWLNPHCYPRCDRNYGYPV, from the exons atgaaggggctggtggtgtttttgttctgcgTGGTCCTGCTGACCTTCTACACAG ATGCCAACCCGATCATCAAGGAGAGCTTCGCTAAGCAGCTGCTCCGCAGCAAGAGGCAGGACCGGCCAATGAAGGCCGGCTACCCCGATGAGCCAATGAGG GAGCATTTGCTCCACATGCAGGCTCTGGATCAGAGGGCCCAGGAGACCAACCTGGAGAACTGGCTCAACCCCCACTGCTACCCTCGCTGTGACAGGAACTACGGATACCCCgtctga